From Streptomyces sp. TLI_105, the proteins below share one genomic window:
- a CDS encoding NPCBM/NEW2 domain-containing protein codes for MQSSSRMKVALAGAVLGLFAAFAGPGSTASADPSDTTVGEVTGFAADGAVYRLTAGHTEARVSFVTADTFRIELAPDGKFTDPTGADITLPQGPPPATRWRDLGDRYELATAKVTLRATKSPLRFSAVRADGTPLWTETQGLTWNQDRTVQTLARGADEEFYGAGMQNGRGNTSHRGKTVEVGVDYNWNDGGHPNSVPFYLSSAGYGVYRNTYAPNTYAFTEPVTTSAKERRFDAYYFAGDGKDALKDVIGQYTRLTGKPFMPPVYGLEIGDSDCYLHNANRGERRTLDALKVADGYVQHDMPNGWMLVNDGYGCGYENLAETTAGLGERKMKLGLWTEDGIDKLADQVKAGQRVAKLDVAWVGDGYKFALDGCKDAHAGIEANSDARGFTWAPESWSGAQRCGVQWSGDQSGSWEYIRWQIPTYAGASMSGLAYTTGDVDGIFGGSAKTYTRDLQWKMFLPVTMTMDGWAANDKQPFRYGEPYTTINRASLKLHEALLPYIYSHAHRATKTGVGLARPLALEYPDDPKAATEAAKYEFLSGEDFLVAPVYQDAVERDGIHLPEGTWIDYWNGRVYEGPVTVDDYSAPLDTLPLFVRAGAAVPMWPGSIRSYRDRAPGDPLAWDVYPQGSSSFELYEDDGVTREHRAGKYATQRAEVRAPESGPGDVTVRIGASTGTYTGKPAARPYAFTVHTGDAPGTVRLDGRALPALTSRAAFDAAGQGWWYDRDERGGVVRIKTTALSTDRAFELRLTDTSAVGGAVPGASAVLAAPGGQELGAGTPGTVAVDVTAGTRDATDVRVSLDAPAGWQVTPAAPIARVPAGTTRRVEVAVIPAADAKPGEATLTATARHRAAGTDRTAVQRFAIGVMPPAPTADAWASDLAWLRATNGWGPPERDRSNGESGAADGHALTLAGRTYEKGIGAHADSDIEVYLGGRCTTFTADVGIDDEINGYGDVAFSVEADGRVLWTSPRLTGASATLPVNVDVTGARHVRLRITDTNGSKSGDHGDWAAARFGCA; via the coding sequence AGGTCACCGGCTTCGCCGCCGACGGAGCCGTCTACCGGCTGACCGCGGGCCACACGGAGGCCCGCGTCTCCTTCGTCACCGCCGACACCTTCCGCATCGAACTCGCCCCCGACGGGAAGTTCACCGACCCCACCGGCGCCGACATCACGCTGCCCCAGGGCCCGCCCCCGGCCACCCGCTGGCGCGACCTCGGCGACCGGTACGAACTCGCCACCGCCAAGGTGACCCTGCGCGCCACCAAGTCACCGCTGCGCTTCTCGGCCGTACGCGCTGACGGCACCCCGCTCTGGACCGAGACCCAGGGCCTCACCTGGAACCAGGACCGCACCGTCCAGACCCTCGCCCGCGGCGCCGACGAGGAGTTCTACGGCGCCGGGATGCAGAACGGCCGCGGCAACACCTCCCACCGCGGCAAGACCGTCGAAGTCGGCGTCGACTACAACTGGAACGACGGCGGCCACCCCAACTCCGTCCCCTTCTACCTCTCCTCCGCCGGCTACGGCGTCTACCGCAACACCTACGCCCCCAACACGTACGCCTTCACCGAGCCCGTCACCACCAGCGCGAAGGAACGGCGCTTCGACGCCTACTACTTCGCGGGCGACGGGAAGGACGCCCTCAAGGACGTCATCGGCCAGTACACCCGGCTCACCGGCAAGCCCTTCATGCCCCCGGTGTACGGCCTGGAGATCGGCGACTCCGACTGCTACCTGCACAACGCCAACCGGGGCGAGCGCCGCACGCTCGACGCCCTGAAGGTCGCCGACGGCTACGTCCAGCACGACATGCCCAACGGCTGGATGCTCGTCAACGACGGCTATGGCTGCGGCTACGAGAACCTCGCCGAGACCACCGCGGGCCTCGGCGAGCGGAAGATGAAGCTCGGCCTGTGGACCGAGGACGGCATCGACAAGCTCGCCGACCAGGTGAAGGCCGGCCAGCGGGTCGCCAAGCTCGACGTCGCCTGGGTCGGCGACGGCTACAAGTTCGCCCTCGACGGCTGCAAGGACGCCCACGCAGGCATCGAGGCCAACAGCGACGCCCGCGGCTTCACCTGGGCCCCGGAGAGCTGGTCCGGCGCCCAGCGCTGCGGCGTCCAGTGGTCCGGCGACCAGTCCGGCAGCTGGGAGTACATCCGCTGGCAGATACCCACCTACGCGGGCGCGTCCATGTCCGGACTCGCCTACACCACGGGCGACGTCGACGGCATCTTCGGCGGCAGCGCCAAGACGTACACCCGCGACCTCCAGTGGAAGATGTTCCTGCCCGTCACCATGACCATGGACGGCTGGGCCGCCAACGACAAGCAGCCCTTCCGGTACGGCGAGCCGTACACCACGATCAACCGCGCCTCGCTCAAGCTCCACGAGGCCCTGCTCCCGTACATCTACAGCCACGCGCACCGCGCCACGAAGACCGGCGTCGGCCTCGCCCGGCCGCTCGCCCTCGAATACCCGGACGACCCGAAGGCCGCGACCGAGGCCGCGAAGTACGAGTTCCTCAGCGGCGAGGACTTCCTCGTCGCGCCGGTCTACCAGGACGCGGTGGAGCGCGACGGTATCCATCTGCCCGAGGGCACCTGGATCGACTACTGGAACGGGCGCGTCTACGAAGGCCCCGTCACCGTCGACGACTACAGCGCCCCGCTCGACACCCTGCCCCTCTTCGTACGGGCCGGAGCGGCCGTCCCCATGTGGCCCGGCTCCATCCGCTCGTACCGGGACCGCGCCCCCGGCGACCCGCTCGCCTGGGACGTCTACCCGCAGGGCAGCTCCTCCTTCGAGCTGTACGAGGACGACGGCGTCACCCGCGAGCACCGCGCCGGGAAGTACGCCACCCAGCGCGCCGAGGTCCGCGCCCCCGAGTCCGGCCCCGGCGACGTCACCGTCCGGATCGGCGCGAGCACCGGCACGTACACCGGCAAGCCCGCCGCCCGCCCGTACGCCTTCACCGTCCACACCGGCGACGCCCCCGGCACGGTGAGGCTCGACGGACGCGCGCTGCCCGCCCTCACCTCCCGCGCCGCCTTCGACGCGGCCGGCCAGGGCTGGTGGTACGACCGCGACGAGCGCGGGGGAGTGGTCCGGATCAAGACCACCGCCCTGTCCACCGACCGCGCCTTCGAACTGCGCCTGACCGACACCAGCGCCGTCGGCGGGGCCGTCCCCGGCGCCTCCGCCGTCCTCGCCGCCCCCGGCGGGCAGGAGCTCGGTGCCGGCACGCCCGGCACCGTCGCCGTGGACGTCACCGCGGGCACCCGGGACGCCACCGACGTACGGGTCTCCCTGGACGCCCCGGCCGGCTGGCAGGTCACCCCGGCCGCCCCGATCGCCCGCGTCCCGGCCGGCACCACCCGCAGGGTCGAGGTCGCCGTCATCCCGGCGGCCGACGCGAAGCCCGGCGAGGCCACCCTCACGGCGACCGCCCGCCACCGCGCCGCGGGCACCGACCGCACGGCCGTCCAGCGGTTCGCGATCGGAGTGATGCCCCCGGCGCCGACGGCCGACGCCTGGGCGAGCGACCTCGCCTGGCTGCGCGCGACCAACGGCTGGGGACCGCCCGAGCGCGACCGCTCCAACGGCGAGTCCGGCGCCGCCGACGGCCACGCCCTCACCCTGGCCGGACGGACCTACGAGAAGGGCATCGGCGCCCACGCCGACTCCGACATCGAGGTCTACCTCGGCGGCCGCTGCACCACCTTCACCGCCGACGTCGGCATCGACGACGAGATCAACGGCTACGGGGACGTCGCCTTCTCCGTCGAGGCCGACGGCCGGGTCCTGTGGACCTCGCCCCGGCTGACCGGGGCCTCCGCGACCCTGCCCGTGAACGTCGACGTGACCGGCGCCCGGCACGTGCGGCTGCGGATCACGGACACCAACGGGTCGAAGAGCGGCGACCACGGCGACTGGGCGGCGGCCAGGTTCGGCTGCGCCTGA
- a CDS encoding superoxide dismutase, which yields MQHHLARRGFLGAAVALGAAALTAPLTAGTAHAAGPGGRWPTGFPLPRGFQPEGVTIGHSPYAYFGSLGDGAVYRASLATGEGRIIHQGLGAGHSTVGLKIDRPGRRLFLAGGWSREIRVVDARSGALLRHFTGLGAETTMVNDVILTPDAAWFTDSFQPQLYRLALDRTGEPAHELTVLPLTGDWTQGPDFTANGIERTPDGQALLVVDVFQDGGSLLRVDPRTGVARAVDLGGLKIPHGDGLLLLGRDLYIVQQAVDQIDVVRLDPAGTRGTAIARITDPDRFRIPTTAAVWGDRIYLPNARFGLDPDPAVADYDVVSVPRV from the coding sequence GTGCAGCATCACCTCGCACGCAGAGGATTCCTGGGAGCCGCCGTCGCCCTCGGCGCGGCGGCTCTCACCGCTCCCCTCACCGCGGGCACGGCGCACGCGGCCGGCCCCGGTGGGCGGTGGCCCACCGGGTTCCCCCTCCCGAGGGGCTTCCAGCCGGAAGGCGTCACGATCGGGCACAGCCCGTACGCCTACTTCGGCTCGCTCGGCGACGGCGCCGTCTACCGGGCCTCCCTGGCCACCGGCGAGGGCCGGATCATTCACCAGGGGCTCGGCGCCGGACACAGCACCGTCGGACTCAAGATCGACCGGCCCGGGCGGCGGCTCTTCCTCGCCGGCGGCTGGAGCCGGGAGATCCGCGTCGTCGACGCCCGCTCCGGCGCACTGCTGCGCCACTTCACCGGGCTCGGCGCCGAGACCACCATGGTCAACGACGTCATCCTCACCCCGGACGCGGCCTGGTTCACGGACTCCTTCCAGCCGCAGCTCTACCGGCTGGCCCTCGACCGCACGGGCGAGCCCGCGCACGAGCTGACGGTCCTCCCGCTCACCGGCGACTGGACACAGGGCCCCGACTTCACCGCCAACGGCATCGAGCGGACCCCCGACGGGCAGGCGCTGCTCGTGGTCGACGTCTTCCAGGACGGCGGCTCGCTCCTGCGCGTCGACCCGCGCACCGGCGTCGCCCGGGCGGTCGACCTCGGCGGCCTGAAGATCCCGCACGGGGACGGGCTGCTGCTCCTCGGCCGCGATCTGTACATCGTCCAGCAGGCGGTCGACCAGATCGACGTGGTCCGGCTCGACCCGGCCGGGACACGCGGCACCGCGATCGCCCGGATCACCGACCCGGACCGGTTCCGCATCCCCACCACGGCGGCGGTCTGGGGCGACCGGATCTACCTGCCCAACGCCCGCTTCGGTCTGGACCCGGACCCCGCCGTGGCGGACTACGACGTGGTGTCCGTGCCCAGGGTCTGA
- a CDS encoding PAC2 family protein produces the protein MIELEGVPELIDPVMVAAFEGWNDAGDAASTAVAHLDREWKGEVFAALDAEDYYDFQVNRPTVFLDNGVRKITWPTTRLSVVRVGGEKPRDLVLVRGIEPSMRWRSFCNELLAFAHELGVEMVVILGALLGDTPHTRPVPVSGVTSDPDLARTMDLEETRYEGPTGIVGILQEACTHAGVPAVSLWAAVPHYVSQPPNPKATLALLNRLEDLIGLRIPLGELPEDARAWQLGVDQLAAEDSEVAEYVQTLEEARDTAELPEASGEAIAREFERYLRRREPGTGPGSGPGVATEGGEFLRDSGSGRTRPPKPEQPGPESVPGAEAGSEPGPESVPGTDPGSEPGPPSDSAEGEDDGDAGDSGESRE, from the coding sequence GTGATCGAGCTCGAGGGGGTACCCGAGCTGATCGACCCGGTCATGGTGGCAGCGTTCGAGGGCTGGAACGACGCCGGCGACGCCGCCTCCACCGCGGTCGCCCACCTGGACCGGGAATGGAAGGGCGAGGTCTTCGCGGCGCTCGACGCCGAGGACTACTACGACTTCCAGGTCAACCGCCCCACCGTCTTCCTGGACAACGGCGTCCGGAAGATCACCTGGCCGACGACCCGGCTCTCCGTGGTCCGGGTCGGCGGCGAGAAACCCCGCGACCTGGTGCTCGTGCGCGGGATCGAGCCCTCGATGCGCTGGCGCTCCTTCTGCAACGAGCTGCTCGCCTTCGCGCACGAGCTGGGCGTGGAGATGGTGGTGATCCTGGGCGCCCTGCTCGGGGACACCCCGCACACCCGGCCGGTCCCGGTCAGCGGAGTGACCTCCGACCCGGACCTGGCGCGGACGATGGACCTGGAGGAGACCCGGTACGAGGGCCCGACGGGCATCGTGGGCATCCTCCAGGAGGCCTGCACGCACGCGGGCGTGCCGGCGGTGAGCCTGTGGGCGGCGGTGCCGCACTACGTGTCGCAGCCGCCGAACCCCAAGGCGACCCTGGCGCTCCTCAACCGCCTGGAGGACCTGATCGGGCTGCGGATCCCGCTGGGCGAGCTGCCGGAGGACGCGCGGGCCTGGCAGCTGGGCGTGGACCAGCTGGCCGCCGAGGACAGCGAGGTCGCCGAGTACGTGCAGACCCTGGAGGAGGCGCGGGACACGGCGGAGCTGCCGGAGGCCTCGGGCGAGGCGATCGCCCGCGAGTTCGAGCGGTATCTGCGGCGGCGCGAGCCGGGCACGGGTCCGGGCTCCGGTCCGGGGGTGGCGACGGAGGGCGGCGAGTTCCTGCGGGACTCCGGGAGCGGCCGGACGCGCCCGCCGAAGCCGGAGCAGCCGGGCCCGGAGTCGGTGCCGGGGGCGGAAGCGGGGTCCGAGCCGGGCCCGGAGTCGGTGCCGGGGACGGACCCGGGGTCCGAGCCGGGGCCGCCGTCCGACTCCGCGGAGGGCGAGGACGACGGGGACGCGGGTGACAGCGGCGAGAGCCGGGAGTAG
- a CDS encoding LLM class flavin-dependent oxidoreductase, whose amino-acid sequence MKFQVLSIVHHSPHPLTGELLSAADRLEQVVALGETAERLGFDAYAVGERHAGAFLSSSPTVLLSALAARTRRIRLLTGVTVVAILDPVRVAEDYATLDQLSRGRLELVVGKGAEAGHFDLFGLDEERQWDLQKEKYELLRRLWTEEGVDWEGEFRPPLKNVTTVPRPYAGPPRIWHGSATSLNSPELAAKHGDPLFTANAIQPREAYARLIAHYREKFEEYGHDPAHARVAAGSGGLLIADTPEQAVSRYKELYEAKVRQSFKPHLEGRAGYNTPFRTIEDAIADGPQLIGSPQQIIDKILGYHEHYGHDLQSVTVDTFGQSTAEQTETLQRFAEEIAPVVRREAPSTLWEE is encoded by the coding sequence ATGAAGTTTCAGGTGCTCTCGATCGTCCACCACTCCCCGCACCCGCTCACCGGCGAACTGCTGTCCGCCGCCGACCGGTTGGAGCAGGTCGTCGCGCTCGGCGAGACCGCCGAACGGCTCGGCTTCGACGCGTACGCGGTCGGCGAGCGGCACGCGGGCGCGTTCCTCTCCTCGTCCCCGACCGTGCTGCTCTCCGCCCTGGCCGCCCGCACCCGCCGGATCCGGCTGCTCACCGGTGTCACCGTGGTCGCGATCCTCGACCCCGTCCGGGTCGCCGAGGACTACGCCACGCTCGACCAGCTCTCCCGCGGCCGGCTCGAACTCGTCGTCGGCAAGGGCGCGGAGGCCGGCCACTTCGACCTCTTCGGCCTCGACGAGGAGCGGCAGTGGGACCTGCAGAAGGAGAAGTACGAGCTGCTGCGCCGGCTCTGGACGGAGGAGGGCGTCGACTGGGAGGGCGAGTTCCGGCCGCCGCTGAAGAACGTGACCACGGTCCCGAGGCCGTACGCCGGTCCGCCCCGGATCTGGCACGGCTCGGCCACCAGTCTCAACTCCCCCGAGCTGGCGGCGAAGCACGGCGATCCGCTCTTCACCGCCAACGCGATCCAGCCGCGCGAGGCGTACGCGCGGCTCATCGCCCACTACCGCGAGAAGTTCGAGGAGTACGGGCACGATCCGGCCCACGCGCGCGTGGCGGCCGGTTCCGGCGGGCTGCTCATCGCCGACACCCCCGAACAGGCGGTGAGCCGGTACAAGGAGCTGTACGAGGCGAAGGTGCGGCAGAGCTTCAAGCCGCACCTGGAGGGCAGGGCCGGGTACAACACCCCCTTCCGCACGATCGAGGACGCGATCGCGGACGGCCCCCAGCTGATCGGCTCGCCGCAGCAGATCATCGACAAGATCCTCGGCTACCACGAGCACTACGGGCACGACCTGCAGTCCGTCACGGTCGACACCTTCGGCCAGTCGACGGCCGAGCAGACCGAGACGCTCCAGCGCTTCGCCGAGGAGATCGCGCCCGTCGTGCGGAGGGAGGCGCCGAGCACCCTCTGGGAGGAGTGA
- a CDS encoding glycerol-3-phosphate dehydrogenase/oxidase, which translates to MTTLQSVPALGTHPAAGSLPSRAETREQLSKATYDLLVIGGGILGISTAWHAAQSGLRVALVDAGDFAGATSSASSKLLHGGLRYLQTGAVKLVAENHFERRAVSRQVAPHLANPLTFYLPVYKGGPHGAAKLGAGVFAYSALSAFGDGVGHLLSPAKAAQDVPELRTDNLKAVAVYGDDQMNDARMALMTVRAAVAAGATVLNHAEVTGLRFTRGRVTGAELKDRTTGDEFGVDARLVLNATGPWVDHLRKMEDPNAAPSIRLSKGAHLVLKRTSPWKAALATPIDKYRITFALPWEDMLLLGTTDEEYEGDPGQVEVTEKDTAQILDEAAFSIRDQQLSRDLITYSFAGLRVLPGGPGDTSKAKRETVVTEGRGGMLSVAGGKWTTFRHIGRTVMKKLEQLPGHPLGEDYEPVSALPKRLPLPGIANPNAVAHRLLVDGPAPGPRMAADTAKHLATHYGSLSFDIARMANENPELARRIHPDAPEIWAQVAYARDHEWAETADDVLRRRTTLTIRGLATDEIRAEVESMLRK; encoded by the coding sequence ATGACCACCCTGCAGAGCGTCCCTGCCCTGGGGACGCACCCGGCTGCCGGTTCCCTCCCGAGCCGCGCCGAGACCCGGGAACAGCTTTCCAAGGCGACGTACGACCTCCTGGTGATCGGGGGCGGCATCCTGGGCATCTCCACCGCCTGGCACGCCGCGCAGTCGGGCCTGCGGGTGGCCCTGGTGGACGCCGGCGACTTCGCCGGCGCCACCTCCTCCGCTTCCTCCAAGCTGCTCCACGGCGGCCTGCGCTACCTGCAGACCGGCGCGGTGAAGCTGGTCGCGGAGAACCACTTCGAGCGGCGCGCGGTCTCCCGCCAGGTGGCACCGCACCTCGCCAACCCGCTCACCTTCTACCTGCCCGTCTACAAGGGCGGCCCGCACGGCGCGGCCAAGCTCGGCGCCGGCGTCTTCGCCTACAGCGCCCTCTCGGCCTTCGGCGACGGCGTCGGGCACCTGCTCTCCCCCGCCAAGGCCGCCCAGGACGTGCCGGAGCTGCGCACCGACAACCTGAAGGCCGTCGCCGTCTACGGCGACGACCAGATGAACGACGCCCGGATGGCGCTGATGACCGTCCGCGCCGCCGTCGCCGCCGGCGCCACCGTCCTCAACCACGCCGAGGTCACCGGCCTCCGCTTCACCCGCGGCCGGGTCACCGGCGCGGAGCTGAAGGACCGCACCACCGGCGACGAGTTCGGCGTGGACGCCCGGCTCGTGCTGAACGCGACCGGCCCGTGGGTCGACCACCTGCGCAAGATGGAGGACCCGAACGCGGCCCCCTCCATCCGCCTCTCCAAGGGCGCGCACCTGGTCCTCAAGCGGACCTCGCCGTGGAAGGCCGCGCTGGCCACCCCGATCGACAAGTACCGCATCACCTTCGCCCTCCCCTGGGAGGACATGCTGCTCCTGGGCACCACCGACGAGGAGTACGAGGGCGACCCCGGCCAGGTCGAGGTCACCGAGAAGGACACCGCCCAGATCCTGGACGAGGCCGCCTTCTCCATCCGCGACCAGCAGCTCTCCCGCGACCTGATCACGTACTCCTTCGCCGGCCTTCGGGTGCTCCCGGGCGGTCCCGGCGACACCTCCAAGGCCAAGCGCGAGACGGTCGTCACCGAGGGCCGCGGCGGCATGCTGTCGGTGGCCGGCGGCAAGTGGACGACCTTCCGCCACATCGGCCGCACGGTGATGAAGAAGCTGGAGCAGCTCCCCGGCCACCCGCTCGGCGAGGACTACGAGCCGGTGTCCGCGCTGCCGAAGCGGCTGCCGCTGCCCGGCATAGCCAACCCGAACGCGGTCGCCCACCGGCTGCTGGTCGACGGCCCGGCGCCCGGCCCCCGGATGGCCGCCGACACCGCCAAGCACCTGGCCACGCACTACGGCTCGCTCTCCTTCGACATCGCCCGGATGGCGAACGAGAACCCCGAGCTGGCCCGCCGCATCCACCCGGACGCGCCGGAGATCTGGGCTCAGGTCGCCTACGCCCGCGACCACGAGTGGGCCGAGACGGCGGACGACGTGCTGCGCCGCCGCACGACGCTGACCATCCGCGGTCTCGCGACGGACGAGATCCGCGCCGAGGTCGAGTCGATGCTGCGGAAGTAA
- the glpK gene encoding glycerol kinase GlpK, which yields MTDAHTSGPFIAAIDQGTTSSRCIVFDKDGRIVSVDQKEHEQIFPKPGWVEHDAAEIWTNVQEVVAGALEKANITAADVKAIGITNQRETTLLWDKNTGEPVHNALVWQDTRTDALCKELGRNVGQDRFRRETGLPLASYFSGPKVRWLLDNVEGLRERAERGEILFGTMDSWVIWNLTGGVDGGHHVTDVTNASRTMLMNLHTMGWDEKILQSMEIPAAVLPEIRSSAEVYGTVKGGVLDGVPVASALGDQQAALFGQTCFAEGEAKSTYGTGTFMLMNTGDKIINSYSGLLTTVGYQIGDAKPVYALEGSIAVTGSLVQWMRDQMGLIKSAAEIETLASSVEDNGGAYFVPAFSGLFAPYWRSDARGVIAGLTRYVTKAHIARAVLEATAWQTREITDAMTKDSGVELTALKVDGGMTSNNLLMQTLSDFLDAPVVRPMVAETTCLGAAYAAGLAVGFWPDTDALRANWRRAAEWTPRMDADKRDSEYKSWLKAVERTMGWIEDEE from the coding sequence GTGACCGACGCACACACCTCCGGCCCGTTCATCGCGGCCATCGACCAGGGCACCACCTCCTCGCGCTGCATCGTCTTCGACAAGGACGGCCGGATCGTCTCGGTCGACCAGAAGGAGCACGAGCAGATCTTCCCGAAGCCGGGCTGGGTCGAGCACGACGCCGCCGAGATCTGGACCAACGTCCAGGAGGTCGTCGCCGGCGCCCTGGAGAAGGCGAACATCACCGCCGCCGACGTCAAGGCCATCGGCATCACCAACCAGCGCGAGACCACGCTGCTCTGGGACAAGAACACCGGTGAGCCCGTCCACAACGCCCTCGTCTGGCAGGACACCCGCACCGACGCCCTCTGCAAGGAGCTCGGCCGCAACGTCGGCCAGGACCGCTTCCGCCGCGAGACCGGCCTGCCCCTCGCGAGCTACTTCTCCGGCCCGAAGGTCCGCTGGCTGCTCGACAACGTCGAGGGCCTGCGCGAGCGCGCCGAGCGCGGCGAGATCCTCTTCGGCACCATGGACTCCTGGGTCATCTGGAACCTCACCGGCGGCGTCGACGGCGGCCACCACGTCACCGACGTCACCAACGCCTCCCGCACCATGCTGATGAACCTCCACACCATGGGCTGGGACGAGAAGATCCTGCAGTCCATGGAGATCCCGGCCGCCGTGCTGCCGGAGATCCGCTCCTCCGCCGAGGTGTACGGCACGGTCAAGGGCGGCGTCCTCGACGGCGTCCCGGTCGCCTCCGCGCTCGGCGACCAGCAGGCCGCCCTGTTCGGCCAGACGTGTTTCGCCGAGGGCGAGGCCAAGTCCACGTACGGCACCGGCACCTTCATGCTGATGAACACCGGCGACAAGATCATCAACTCCTACAGCGGCCTGCTGACCACGGTCGGCTACCAGATCGGCGACGCGAAGCCGGTCTACGCCCTGGAGGGCTCGATCGCCGTCACCGGTTCGCTCGTCCAGTGGATGCGCGACCAGATGGGCCTGATCAAGTCCGCCGCCGAGATCGAGACCCTCGCGTCCTCGGTCGAGGACAACGGCGGCGCCTACTTCGTGCCGGCCTTCTCCGGCCTGTTCGCCCCGTACTGGCGCTCCGACGCGCGCGGTGTCATCGCCGGCCTCACCCGGTACGTCACCAAGGCGCACATCGCCCGCGCCGTCCTGGAGGCCACCGCCTGGCAGACCCGCGAGATCACCGACGCCATGACGAAGGACTCCGGCGTCGAGCTGACCGCGCTCAAGGTCGACGGCGGCATGACCTCCAACAACCTGCTGATGCAGACCCTCTCGGACTTCCTGGACGCGCCCGTCGTGCGTCCGATGGTCGCCGAGACCACCTGCCTCGGCGCCGCCTACGCCGCCGGTCTCGCCGTCGGCTTCTGGCCGGACACCGACGCGCTGCGCGCCAACTGGCGCCGGGCGGCGGAATGGACCCCTCGCATGGACGCCGACAAGCGTGACAGCGAGTACAAGAGCTGGCTCAAGGCCGTCGAGCGGACCATGGGCTGGATCGAGGACGAGGAGTAA
- a CDS encoding MIP/aquaporin family protein, whose product MSSSDIFLGETIGTAVLILLGGGVCAAVTLKSSKARGAGWLAITFGWGFAVMTAVYMTASLSGAHLNPAVTVGIAIKDGDWSNVPVYVAGQMLGAMIGAALVWVAYYGQFQAHLTDPETVGEKPIEGPGPVLGIFSTGPEIRNTWQNLATEIIGTVVLVLAVLTQGLNDSGKGLGVIGALITAFVVVSIGLSLGGPTGYAINPARDLGPRIVHALLPLPNKGGSDWSYAWIPVAGPLIGGAIAAGIYNIAFA is encoded by the coding sequence GTGTCCAGCTCCGACATCTTCCTCGGCGAGACCATCGGTACCGCCGTACTCATTCTGCTCGGCGGCGGTGTGTGCGCCGCCGTCACGCTCAAGAGCTCCAAGGCCCGCGGCGCGGGCTGGCTCGCGATCACCTTCGGGTGGGGCTTCGCCGTCATGACGGCGGTCTACATGACCGCTTCCCTCTCGGGGGCCCATCTGAACCCCGCCGTCACGGTCGGAATCGCGATCAAGGACGGGGACTGGAGCAACGTCCCCGTCTACGTCGCGGGCCAGATGCTCGGCGCGATGATCGGTGCGGCGCTGGTCTGGGTGGCCTACTACGGCCAGTTCCAGGCGCACCTCACGGACCCGGAGACCGTCGGCGAGAAGCCGATCGAGGGCCCCGGCCCGGTGCTCGGCATCTTCTCCACGGGTCCCGAGATCCGTAACACCTGGCAGAACCTGGCCACCGAGATCATCGGCACCGTCGTGCTGGTCCTGGCCGTGCTCACCCAGGGCCTCAACGACAGCGGCAAGGGCCTCGGCGTCATCGGCGCCCTGATCACCGCGTTCGTCGTGGTCTCCATCGGCCTCTCGCTCGGCGGCCCGACCGGTTACGCCATCAACCCGGCCCGTGACCTCGGCCCGCGCATCGTGCACGCCCTGCTCCCGCTGCCGAACAAGGGCGGCTCCGACTGGAGCTACGCCTGGATCCCGGTCGCCGGTCCGCTGATCGGTGGCGCCATCGCCGCGGGTATCTACAACATCGCGTTCGCCTGA
- a CDS encoding IclR family transcriptional regulator: MAKNIQSLERAAAMLRLLAGGERRLGLSDIASSLGLAKGTAHGILRTLQAEGFVEQDAASGRYQLGAELLRLGNSYLDVHELRARALVWTDDLARSSGESVHLGVLHQRGVLIVHHVFRPDDSRQVLEVGAMQPLHSTALGKVLSAYDPVAHSEVLEVEREAFTPRTTTELGDFESLLDMTRARGWAADVEETWEGVASVAAPIHDRRRMPVGAVAVTGAVERVCPGGELRPELVAAVRDCARAVSRDLGANRF, encoded by the coding sequence ATGGCGAAGAACATCCAGTCGCTTGAACGGGCGGCGGCCATGCTGCGACTGCTCGCGGGTGGCGAGCGCCGGCTCGGCCTGTCGGACATCGCGTCCTCGCTCGGACTCGCCAAGGGGACGGCCCACGGCATCCTGCGCACCCTCCAGGCGGAGGGCTTCGTGGAGCAGGACGCGGCCTCGGGCCGCTACCAGCTGGGCGCGGAGCTGCTGCGGCTCGGCAACAGCTACCTGGACGTGCACGAGCTGCGGGCGCGCGCGCTGGTCTGGACGGACGACCTGGCGCGGTCCAGCGGCGAGAGCGTGCACCTGGGGGTGCTGCACCAGCGGGGCGTGCTGATCGTGCACCACGTCTTCCGACCGGACGACAGCCGTCAGGTCCTGGAGGTGGGGGCCATGCAGCCGCTGCACTCCACGGCGCTCGGCAAGGTCCTGTCGGCGTACGACCCCGTGGCGCACAGCGAGGTGCTGGAGGTCGAGCGGGAGGCGTTCACCCCCCGGACGACCACGGAGCTCGGCGACTTCGAGTCGCTGCTCGACATGACGCGGGCCCGGGGCTGGGCGGCGGACGTGGAGGAGACCTGGGAGGGCGTGGCGTCGGTGGCGGCGCCGATCCACGACCGGCGGCGGATGCCGGTGGGCGCGGTCGCGGTCACGGGGGCCGTGGAGCGGGTCTGCCCGGGCGGGGAGCTGCGCCCCGAGCTGGTGGCGGCGGTGCGCGACTGCGCCCGCGCGGTCTCCCGGGACCTGGGGGCGAACCGCTTCTGA